A stretch of Chelativorans sp. AA-79 DNA encodes these proteins:
- a CDS encoding tripartite tricarboxylate transporter substrate binding protein: MNIFRSAAAVLAVAGLMTTAAGNALADYPEKPVKIIVPTDAGGAIDGIARIFQRAFEQDEEFGATVVVTNMPGAGGTLATREIKDADPDGYTIGLWHNGLVTSAAMGVTDFDHTAFDIIGSTGFVALGLGVNAESGPESFEAMLEQAQQEPESIKVAVNIGLPVHFIPLMVSEANGGNMRMVQAGGGAKRLSSVLGGHTHTALFSVQELVKYRESGLKPVVVFSEERVPQLPDVPTTREAGIDVLATDGRIWLAPKGVPEDRMQVLRAAFERAMEQPEVKDQLESYGITPAFIDSDAVTAELSRVRDEVLPLVEKVRAAAN, translated from the coding sequence ATGAATATCTTTAGAAGCGCAGCGGCGGTCCTAGCGGTCGCCGGGCTCATGACGACGGCCGCAGGAAACGCGCTTGCGGACTATCCGGAAAAGCCTGTCAAGATCATCGTTCCCACCGATGCCGGCGGAGCGATCGACGGCATCGCACGCATCTTCCAACGGGCTTTCGAGCAGGATGAGGAATTCGGCGCCACGGTTGTGGTGACGAACATGCCGGGTGCGGGGGGGACGCTCGCCACGCGCGAGATCAAGGACGCCGACCCGGACGGCTATACGATAGGCCTGTGGCACAACGGACTGGTCACCTCGGCGGCCATGGGGGTCACGGATTTCGACCACACCGCCTTCGACATCATCGGCTCCACGGGCTTCGTTGCCCTTGGTCTCGGCGTCAATGCCGAGAGCGGGCCGGAATCCTTCGAGGCCATGCTTGAGCAGGCTCAGCAGGAACCGGAAAGCATTAAGGTCGCCGTCAATATAGGCCTCCCGGTGCACTTCATCCCGCTCATGGTCTCGGAGGCCAATGGCGGTAACATGCGCATGGTCCAGGCCGGCGGAGGTGCCAAGCGCCTGTCCTCCGTGCTGGGCGGGCACACCCACACCGCGCTCTTTTCCGTCCAGGAGCTCGTCAAATACCGGGAGTCGGGGCTGAAGCCGGTGGTCGTGTTTTCCGAGGAGCGCGTGCCGCAGTTGCCCGATGTCCCGACCACCCGGGAGGCGGGTATCGACGTGCTGGCGACGGACGGACGGATCTGGCTGGCGCCGAAGGGTGTCCCGGAGGACCGCATGCAGGTACTGCGTGCGGCGTTCGAACGTGCCATGGAGCAGCCCGAGGTCAAGGACCAGCTCGAATCCTACGGCATCACACCCGCCTTCATCGACAGCGATGCCGTCACGGCCGAGCTCAGCCGCGTGCGCGACGAGGTGCTGCCGCTGGTGGAGAAGGTACGCGCGGCGGCGAACTAG
- a CDS encoding tripartite tricarboxylate transporter permease, giving the protein MLASLGGALLEMLHPVPFFWVALGVVSGIFVGAIPGLSGGMLIVLVMPLTFYMDHTLALILMVGIYVGSVAGGLISATLLRMPGTPSSVVTTFDGYPMARGGQPARALALGISASLFGGFVAGFFLVVLSPPLSRWATSFGPWEYFGLVLMALVLIAAISQGSMVKGLISGALGLLAAMPGLNASDGQLRLTFGFHQMDAGFALLPVLLGVFVVSQIIRDAMDGDKVPEAVDVSRNIVLLEAAAWVRHAWNMLRSALIGTWIGILPGVGASISSMVAYGVARTVSRRPDAFGKGSEEGVVASESANNANVGGALIPLVTMGIPGSPIDAFLLGALLLHNIQPGPLLFQTNGDLVWAIIAAYLVGNVLMFLVMSTTVRFTARLANINPAVLLPAIFVFCIIGAYALSNRLFDVWVMIGFGILGFLLQRAAFPLGAFVIGFVLSPIFEAELRSAVMSSGGTIWELFTRPIALTFIAVAVLVLFLPLLRGLRRRPGDGPDEAGQTRQSKP; this is encoded by the coding sequence ATGTTGGCCAGCCTGGGCGGCGCCCTCCTCGAAATGCTGCATCCGGTGCCCTTCTTCTGGGTGGCGCTCGGCGTCGTCTCTGGCATCTTCGTCGGCGCGATCCCGGGACTGTCCGGCGGCATGCTGATCGTGCTCGTCATGCCGCTGACCTTCTACATGGACCATACGCTGGCCCTGATCCTGATGGTCGGCATCTATGTCGGCTCGGTGGCCGGCGGCCTAATCAGCGCCACGCTGCTCAGGATGCCGGGCACGCCGTCCTCGGTGGTCACCACCTTCGACGGCTATCCGATGGCGCGGGGCGGCCAGCCGGCGCGCGCGCTGGCGCTCGGCATTTCGGCCAGCCTCTTCGGCGGGTTCGTCGCCGGCTTCTTCCTGGTGGTGCTCTCGCCGCCGCTGTCGCGCTGGGCGACGAGCTTCGGCCCGTGGGAATATTTCGGGCTCGTTCTGATGGCGCTGGTCCTCATCGCGGCCATCAGCCAGGGCTCCATGGTCAAGGGGCTGATCTCTGGCGCGCTCGGCCTGCTTGCCGCCATGCCCGGCCTCAACGCCTCCGACGGCCAGCTCCGGCTCACCTTCGGCTTTCACCAGATGGATGCGGGCTTTGCGCTGCTGCCGGTGCTGCTCGGCGTCTTCGTGGTCAGTCAGATCATCCGCGACGCGATGGACGGCGACAAGGTGCCCGAGGCGGTCGACGTCTCCCGCAACATCGTGCTCCTGGAAGCCGCCGCATGGGTCCGCCATGCATGGAACATGCTGCGCTCGGCGCTGATCGGCACCTGGATAGGCATCCTGCCCGGTGTGGGCGCCAGCATCTCCTCCATGGTCGCCTATGGAGTGGCGCGCACGGTCTCGCGCCGGCCGGACGCCTTTGGCAAGGGCAGCGAGGAGGGAGTCGTCGCTTCGGAATCGGCCAACAACGCCAACGTGGGGGGCGCGCTGATCCCGCTCGTCACCATGGGCATTCCCGGCAGCCCGATCGACGCCTTCCTTCTGGGAGCGCTGCTGTTGCACAACATTCAGCCGGGGCCGCTGCTGTTCCAGACCAACGGCGACCTCGTCTGGGCCATCATCGCCGCCTATCTCGTCGGCAATGTCCTGATGTTCCTGGTCATGTCGACCACGGTGCGCTTCACCGCCCGTCTCGCCAACATCAATCCGGCGGTGCTCCTGCCGGCGATCTTCGTCTTCTGCATCATCGGCGCCTATGCGCTCAGCAACCGGCTCTTCGACGTCTGGGTCATGATCGGCTTCGGCATTTTGGGCTTTTTGTTGCAGCGGGCCGCCTTCCCGCTCGGCGCCTTCGTCATCGGCTTCGTGCTCTCGCCCATCTTCGAGGCGGAGCTTCGCTCGGCGGTCATGTCGTCGGGCGGCACTATCTGGGAACTTTTCACCCGTCCGATTGCGCTCACCTTTATCGCCGTGGCTGTCCTCGTACTTTTCCTGCCTCTACTGCGCGGATTGCGCAGGCGTCCCGGCGACGGTCCAGACGAAGCCGGGCAAACCCGCCAAAGCAAACCATGA
- a CDS encoding transcriptional repressor TraM, translated as MRTKPDLDIGPGRAATSSVINALLAELTENELEQVAIAVIRENRSRLQKAQELFEEVSQLDAVGSRDEQLRHDYWIAMLNLHAQHQIVRLVVERLGFVPEIDGERPVLN; from the coding sequence ATGCGAACAAAACCAGACCTCGACATCGGACCCGGCCGCGCGGCGACATCCAGTGTCATCAACGCCCTCTTGGCCGAGCTGACGGAGAACGAACTGGAACAAGTGGCCATCGCGGTTATCCGGGAGAACAGGAGCCGGCTGCAGAAGGCCCAGGAGCTATTCGAGGAGGTCAGCCAGCTTGACGCCGTCGGTTCGAGAGACGAGCAGCTGAGGCACGACTACTGGATCGCCATGCTCAACCTCCACGCCCAGCATCAAATCGTGCGCCTGGTCGTCGAGCGCCTCGGTTTCGTGCCCGAGATCGACGGAGAACGCCCGGTGCTCAATTAG
- a CDS encoding IS630 family transposase (programmed frameshift) → MARAYGEDLRMRVLDAAAAGASARSVAARFGVGVSTAIVWIRRARENGERSARRQGKPRGSRLDAHETFVVAMIEANKDVTLNEMVERLAAERSVCIGRSALSAWLRGRGWTFKKKSAHALEQDRPDVLKRRQDWFEGQLDLDPARLVFIDETGLSTKMARLRGRAPCGERCRAGMPHGHWKTTTFTGALRLSGMTAPFVYDGAMNGTVFLAYVEQVLVPTLRRGDVVIMDNLPAHKAAGVRDAIEQAGATLMFLPPYSPDFNPIENAFSKLKALLRAKAERTIKALWDTAGALLDQFTPAECANYFRAAGYDPD, encoded by the exons ATGGCTCGAGCTTACGGTGAGGATCTTCGGATGCGGGTTCTGGATGCTGCAGCGGCAGGCGCTTCGGCGCGCTCCGTCGCGGCACGGTTTGGCGTCGGCGTTTCGACGGCAATTGTCTGGATCAGGCGGGCGCGTGAGAACGGGGAACGCTCGGCGCGGCGTCAGGGCAAGCCGCGGGGCTCACGCCTGGATGCGCACGAGACGTTCGTTGTTGCCATGATCGAGGCGAACAAGGACGTGACGCTGAACGAGATGGTCGAGCGGCTCGCAGCCGAGCGCTCCGTGTGTATCGGCCGCAGTGCCCTGAGCGCCTGGCTGCGCGGGCGGGGCTGGACGTTCAA AAAAAAGTCCGCGCATGCATTGGAGCAGGACCGTCCTGATGTCCTGAAGCGCCGGCAGGATTGGTTCGAAGGCCAACTCGACCTCGACCCTGCCAGGCTTGTCTTCATCGATGAGACCGGCCTGTCCACCAAGATGGCCCGCCTGCGGGGTCGCGCGCCATGCGGCGAACGCTGCCGAGCCGGCATGCCGCATGGGCACTGGAAAACCACCACCTTCACCGGCGCACTGCGCCTGTCCGGCATGACCGCGCCCTTCGTCTACGATGGCGCCATGAATGGCACCGTCTTCCTCGCTTATGTCGAGCAGGTCCTGGTCCCCACCCTGAGGCGCGGCGATGTCGTCATCATGGACAACTTGCCGGCACACAAGGCAGCAGGCGTCCGCGACGCGATCGAGCAAGCCGGTGCAACCCTCATGTTCCTGCCGCCCTATAGCCCGGACTTCAACCCCATCGAGAATGCCTTCTCAAAGCTCAAAGCGCTCCTGCGGGCAAAAGCCGAGCGCACCATCAAAGCGCTCTGGGATACCGCTGGCGCACTCCTCGACCAGTTCACTCCCGCAGAATGCGCAAACTACTTCAGGGCTGCTGGATATGACCCGGATTAA
- a CDS encoding LysR family transcriptional regulator encodes MNIRHLDHFLAVLNCGSLSRAAEKTGISQSGLTKSIRALEDLVAMPLLERQSRGMRPNPQGEALAHRARLIVAQWREARRELEALRDGAAGRLTIGAGPSWMRRGLPEAIAQLLQASPGAEVKVTGGFDAQLIEALKQGEYDLIIAACEEARHDRALEVVPLTRDRQSVIARRGHPLAARSDLAIADLADAGWALPSRRMAQRQRFNAIFAYNGLHEPVPAIESDSIAFIFEVVKKTDLLSFATSSIFKPSAKDEIVSLEVAGIGWERHAGIIMRADEARSMLAEMLTRRLFDVAAEMRVN; translated from the coding sequence ATGAACATCCGGCATCTGGATCATTTCCTGGCGGTGCTCAATTGCGGCAGTTTAAGCCGCGCGGCGGAGAAAACCGGCATCAGCCAATCGGGCCTGACGAAGAGCATCCGCGCGCTGGAGGATCTGGTCGCCATGCCGCTCCTGGAGCGGCAGTCGCGGGGCATGCGGCCGAACCCCCAGGGCGAGGCGCTCGCGCATCGCGCGCGCCTGATCGTCGCCCAGTGGCGGGAGGCCCGGCGGGAGCTGGAGGCGCTGCGCGACGGGGCGGCCGGAAGGCTCACCATCGGCGCCGGTCCGTCCTGGATGCGCCGCGGCCTGCCCGAGGCGATCGCCCAGCTGCTGCAGGCATCGCCGGGCGCCGAGGTCAAGGTGACCGGCGGCTTCGACGCTCAGCTCATCGAAGCGCTGAAGCAGGGGGAATACGACCTCATCATCGCCGCCTGCGAGGAGGCGCGCCACGACAGGGCGCTCGAGGTAGTTCCGCTGACGCGCGACCGTCAGTCCGTCATCGCGCGGCGGGGGCATCCGCTGGCCGCTCGCTCGGACCTCGCCATCGCCGATCTCGCGGATGCGGGATGGGCGCTGCCCAGCAGGCGGATGGCGCAGCGCCAGCGCTTCAACGCCATCTTCGCCTATAACGGTTTGCACGAGCCCGTGCCCGCAATCGAATCCGATTCCATCGCCTTCATCTTCGAGGTCGTCAAGAAGACTGATCTCCTGAGCTTCGCCACCAGCTCCATCTTCAAGCCCTCGGCCAAGGACGAGATTGTGAGCCTCGAGGTCGCCGGGATAGGCTGGGAGCGGCACGCCGGCATTATCATGCGGGCGGACGAGGCACGCAGCATGCTGGCGGAAATGCTGACGCGCCGTCTGTTCGATGTTGCGGCTGAAATGCGGGTCAACTGA
- a CDS encoding acyl-homoserine-lactone synthase has product MITIVEGADRDHHPHLIDEMFRMRAAVFADRLEWDVTVTDGREIDRFDAEDPLYLLSLDDRTGALQGAVRLLPTTGPNMLRDVFPVLVPGGAPASPLIWESSRFAVNPATYNACERAEANHVVNRTTIELLCGIVEVCQSAGIEHVVSVFDARMARIFRSIDCAFEVIGTPTRIGRTMTYAGVFDMSDDMRERLGDAGRLLSPVLAKVEAQQNPNPRYA; this is encoded by the coding sequence ATGATCACCATCGTCGAAGGCGCGGATCGCGACCATCACCCCCACCTGATCGACGAGATGTTTCGGATGCGGGCGGCGGTCTTCGCCGACCGGCTCGAATGGGACGTCACCGTCACCGATGGCAGGGAGATCGACCGCTTCGACGCAGAGGATCCCCTTTACCTGCTGTCGCTCGACGACCGGACCGGAGCACTGCAGGGCGCCGTGCGATTGCTGCCGACTACCGGCCCGAACATGTTGCGTGACGTCTTCCCGGTTCTTGTACCCGGCGGCGCCCCGGCAAGTCCCCTCATCTGGGAGAGCTCCCGGTTCGCCGTGAACCCTGCCACATACAACGCATGCGAACGCGCAGAGGCCAACCATGTCGTCAATCGTACGACGATCGAGCTTCTGTGCGGCATCGTCGAGGTTTGCCAGAGCGCCGGCATCGAGCACGTTGTGTCGGTCTTCGACGCGCGGATGGCTCGGATCTTCCGGTCGATCGACTGCGCCTTCGAAGTCATCGGAACCCCGACCCGCATCGGCAGGACGATGACCTATGCCGGCGTGTTCGACATGTCAGACGACATGCGCGAGCGTTTGGGGGACGCCGGCAGGCTTCTTTCGCCTGTGCTGGCGAAAGTTGAGGCGCAGCAGAACCCGAACCCCCGCTACGCCTGA
- a CDS encoding IS66 family transposase (programmed frameshift), which translates to MADVEAAAANAQADLSSREALIAHLKLEIEKLRRELYGSRSERKARLLEQMELQLENLETAASEDELAASQAAAQAQTVQSFQRKRPARKPFPEHLLRERVVIAAPENCPCCGSAKLSKLGEDITETLEVIPRQWKVIQTVREKFTCRECEKITQAPAPFHATPRGFAGPNLLATILFEKFGQHQPLNRQSERYRREGIDLSVSTLADQVGACTFALEPLHALIEGHVLAAERLHGDDTTVPILAKGKTTTGHIWTYVRDDRPFGGTAPPAALYYASRDRRQEHPERHLKTFTGILQADAYSGYNTLYDPARAQGAITPALCWAHARRQFFELADIAANARRGRQAPTISPIALEAVKRIDALFDIERAINGLSAEQRLEAREERSALLLTELEAWLRQERSRLSRSASVAKPIDYMLRRWDRFARFLEDGRICLTNNAAERALRGFALGRKSWLFAGSERGAMRAAAMTTLIMTARLNDVDPQAWLADVLARIADTPQSRLPELLPWAWNKRAV; encoded by the exons ATGGCCGACGTTGAGGCCGCGGCGGCCAATGCGCAGGCCGACTTGTCCAGTCGGGAAGCGCTGATCGCGCATCTCAAGCTCGAGATCGAAAAGCTGCGCCGCGAGCTCTACGGCAGCCGCTCTGAGCGCAAGGCGCGGCTGCTTGAGCAGATGGAACTGCAGCTGGAGAATTTGGAGACGGCCGCGAGCGAAGACGAACTGGCGGCAAGCCAGGCAGCGGCGCAGGCGCAGACGGTCCAGTCCTTTCAACGAAAACGGCCCGCGCGCAAACCCTTTCCCGAACACCTGCTGCGCGAGCGGGTCGTCATCGCCGCGCCGGAGAATTGTCCGTGCTGCGGCTCGGCCAAGCTGTCGAAGCTGGGCGAGGACATCACCGAGACGCTGGAGGTGATCCCCCGCCAGTGGAAGGTGATCCAGACAGTGCGCGAGAAGTTCACCTGCCGGGAGTGCGAGAAGATCACGCAGGCGCCGGCGCCTTTCCACGCCACCCCGCGCGGCTTTGCCGGCCCTAATCTCCTGGCAACAATCCTGTTCGAGAAGTTTGGCCAGCATCAACCACTGAAC AGGCAGAGCGAGCGCTACCGGCGCGAAGGCATCGATCTCTCCGTATCGACGCTGGCCGACCAGGTCGGCGCCTGTACCTTTGCCCTTGAGCCGCTGCATGCGTTGATCGAGGGGCATGTGCTGGCCGCCGAACGACTGCACGGCGACGACACGACGGTGCCGATCCTGGCCAAGGGCAAGACCACCACCGGCCATATCTGGACCTATGTGCGCGATGATCGGCCCTTCGGCGGGACTGCTCCGCCGGCGGCCCTTTATTACGCCTCCCGGGATCGGCGACAGGAGCATCCGGAGCGCCATCTCAAGACCTTCACCGGCATTCTGCAGGCCGACGCCTATAGCGGATACAACACGCTTTACGATCCCGCGCGGGCGCAGGGAGCGATAACGCCAGCGCTGTGTTGGGCCCATGCGCGGCGCCAGTTCTTCGAGCTGGCTGACATCGCTGCCAACGCGCGCCGCGGCAGGCAAGCGCCCACTATCTCGCCGATCGCCCTGGAAGCGGTAAAGCGCATCGACGCACTGTTTGACATCGAGCGCGCGATCAACGGCCTGAGTGCCGAGCAGCGGCTTGAAGCCCGTGAGGAAAGAAGCGCGTTGCTGCTAACGGAGCTCGAAGCGTGGCTGCGCCAGGAGCGCTCCCGCCTCTCGCGCTCGGCCTCGGTCGCCAAGCCGATCGACTACATGCTGAGGCGCTGGGACCGCTTTGCCCGGTTCCTCGAAGACGGCCGGATCTGCCTGACCAACAACGCCGCCGAGCGGGCGCTGCGGGGCTTCGCCCTCGGCCGCAAATCGTGGCTGTTCGCCGGCTCCGAGCGCGGCGCCATGCGTGCCGCGGCCATGACGACGCTGATCATGACGGCGAGGCTCAACGACGTCGACCCGCAGGCCTGGCTGGCCGACGTGCTTGCCCGCATCGCCGACACGCCGCAAAGCCGGCTTCCTGAACTGCTGCCTTGGGCGTGGAATAAGCGGGCAGTGTAG
- a CDS encoding tripartite tricarboxylate transporter TctB family protein, whose protein sequence is MNRSDFWWDTGWTAGLLALSGLVWWAVEQLPPPIFDPVGSAALPKVTVVVIAALSVAMGAAAWRSRHAPPKPASAPDQEGGGRPIYGMQMLALLIAYALLLPLLGFAAATFLFVLAGGVILARGDRKAMLASLVSAVLLSVGCQYLFTDIFYIDLP, encoded by the coding sequence ATGAACCGTAGCGACTTCTGGTGGGACACCGGCTGGACCGCTGGCCTACTGGCCCTCTCCGGCCTCGTCTGGTGGGCCGTCGAGCAACTCCCGCCGCCGATCTTCGATCCGGTGGGATCGGCCGCGCTGCCCAAGGTGACCGTGGTGGTGATCGCCGCCTTGAGCGTGGCCATGGGAGCGGCTGCCTGGCGCAGCCGGCATGCGCCACCCAAACCGGCGTCGGCGCCGGATCAGGAGGGGGGCGGTCGCCCGATCTACGGGATGCAGATGCTGGCTCTGCTGATCGCCTACGCGCTGCTCCTGCCGCTCCTGGGTTTCGCGGCGGCCACTTTCCTGTTCGTTCTGGCCGGTGGCGTCATCCTGGCGCGCGGCGATCGCAAGGCGATGCTGGCGAGCCTCGTCTCGGCGGTCCTGCTCAGCGTCGGATGCCAGTACCTCTTCACCGACATCTTCTACATCGACCTGCCCTGA
- a CDS encoding tripartite tricarboxylate transporter substrate-binding protein — protein sequence MVVRKNEERFTDFPPLVSYAKENPGELRYSPGSTDTLPHMVVARVMQMSDVIAQVAPYPEIDNAVKGLRGGVLDFMVINPGVYTTNKEDLKVLAVLSDLERSSETYDGAPRVQNFGIELGMKGLAPMGWNWWLVRKETPEDVVAKLREAMGNALARKDVQQRLLDMGERHYMRGPGPATKRQASKLSSDSPKT from the coding sequence ATCGTCGTACGCAAGAACGAGGAGCGGTTCACCGACTTCCCGCCTCTCGTCTCCTATGCGAAGGAGAATCCCGGTGAACTGCGCTACTCTCCCGGCTCTACAGACACGCTGCCTCACATGGTGGTGGCGAGGGTGATGCAGATGTCAGACGTGATCGCCCAGGTCGCTCCCTATCCCGAGATCGACAATGCGGTGAAGGGTCTGCGCGGCGGCGTTCTCGATTTCATGGTCATCAACCCGGGCGTCTACACGACCAACAAGGAGGACCTGAAGGTGCTCGCGGTGTTGTCTGACCTTGAGCGCTCTTCGGAGACCTACGACGGGGCACCCCGCGTCCAGAATTTCGGCATCGAACTCGGCATGAAGGGACTGGCGCCGATGGGCTGGAACTGGTGGCTGGTGCGCAAGGAAACGCCGGAGGACGTGGTCGCGAAGTTGCGCGAGGCGATGGGCAACGCCCTGGCGCGTAAGGACGTGCAGCAGAGGCTCCTCGACATGGGTGAACGCCATTATATGCGAGGCCCAGGACCGGCGACGAAACGCCAGGCCTCCAAATTGAGCTCTGACAGCCCCAAAACATGA
- a CDS encoding sulfatase-like hydrolase/transferase, with product MTAKNVLFILSDEHARGITGCYGNNAVKTPNIDALAAAGTTFENAYCNNPICVPSRASLATGRHTHEIGFWDNAQPYDGSVRGWAHALSEAGHRVASIGKLHYRDADAPVGFTEQILPMHVVEGKGDLHGLLRSPPRIRPSMKNLSAELGPGDSDYSRYDSAITDAACRWIAERARKPDEKPWAAFVSLACPHFPLVAPKRFFDLYDPAKLPWPKGRDGNGALAHPVLAAFRKYQNYDDYFTGEEHVRLAVASYYALVSFLDHNIGRILESLSGSGLTEDTLVIYTSDHGDNLGARGFWGKSLLFEESVGVPMIMAGPGVPRGRRVATPVSLVDVAPTIMDAACEEVHSSEATDLPGRSLLSIAGDPDDPDRTVLAEYHAVGSITGCFMIRFDRWKYIHFVDYPPLLYDLKADPEEMCDLAEDSEYAGVRSRAEARLRAIVDPEKVSARAFADQQRIIERNGGIERILSRGEFPHTPVPYADPSFN from the coding sequence GTGACCGCCAAGAACGTCCTTTTCATCCTATCCGACGAGCATGCACGTGGTATCACGGGCTGCTACGGAAACAATGCCGTCAAGACGCCGAATATCGATGCGCTCGCGGCCGCCGGCACTACATTCGAGAACGCCTATTGCAACAACCCGATCTGCGTTCCCTCGCGCGCCTCCCTCGCCACAGGCCGTCACACGCACGAGATCGGCTTCTGGGACAACGCCCAGCCCTATGACGGCTCGGTGCGCGGCTGGGCGCACGCGCTTTCGGAGGCGGGGCACAGGGTCGCCTCCATCGGCAAGCTGCACTACCGCGACGCGGACGCGCCCGTCGGCTTCACCGAGCAGATCCTTCCCATGCACGTTGTGGAGGGCAAGGGCGACCTGCACGGGCTGCTGCGCAGTCCGCCGCGCATCCGCCCCAGCATGAAGAACCTCAGCGCGGAGCTCGGGCCGGGCGATTCCGACTATTCCCGATATGATTCCGCTATCACGGACGCCGCCTGCCGATGGATTGCGGAGCGCGCCCGCAAGCCCGACGAGAAGCCTTGGGCCGCCTTCGTTTCGCTCGCCTGCCCCCATTTCCCGCTGGTGGCGCCAAAGCGCTTCTTCGACCTCTACGACCCGGCGAAGCTGCCTTGGCCCAAGGGGCGCGACGGCAACGGAGCGCTCGCCCATCCGGTGCTCGCCGCCTTCCGCAAATACCAGAACTACGATGACTATTTCACCGGCGAGGAGCATGTGCGCCTGGCTGTCGCCTCCTATTACGCGCTGGTCTCCTTCCTCGACCACAATATCGGCCGCATCCTGGAGTCGCTCTCCGGGAGCGGGCTCACCGAGGACACGCTCGTCATCTATACGAGCGACCATGGCGACAATCTCGGCGCGCGCGGCTTCTGGGGCAAGTCGCTTCTGTTCGAGGAAAGCGTGGGGGTTCCGATGATCATGGCCGGGCCCGGCGTGCCGCGGGGCCGTCGCGTCGCCACGCCGGTGTCGCTGGTGGATGTCGCGCCCACCATCATGGACGCGGCCTGCGAGGAGGTCCACAGCAGCGAGGCCACCGATCTGCCCGGCCGCTCCCTCCTTTCGATCGCCGGCGATCCCGACGACCCGGACCGCACCGTGCTCGCGGAGTATCACGCCGTTGGCTCGATCACCGGCTGCTTCATGATCCGCTTCGACCGATGGAAATACATACATTTCGTGGATTATCCGCCGCTCCTGTACGATCTCAAGGCCGATCCCGAGGAGATGTGCGATCTCGCCGAGGATTCGGAATATGCCGGTGTTCGTTCGCGGGCCGAGGCGCGATTGCGCGCCATTGTCGACCCGGAGAAAGTAAGCGCACGGGCTTTTGCGGATCAGCAGCGTATAATCGAACGCAACGGGGGGATAGAGAGGATCCTAAGCCGTGGAGAGTTCCCGCATACGCCGGTACCTTACGCAGACCCCTCGTTCAACTAG
- a CDS encoding LuxR family transcriptional regulator — protein MRRRDKNDTDLELFELLVKLDKLAETTRIPALLCKLLEIYGLKSVAYLGCGLTAQPGQGPYLAVTYSDDWVDHYKAQRFVDVDPAVQIGMRRMLPIDWDTFDRRDKNVRRLFGEATEFGLGRRGISIPVHGQHGDRALVSITRDASDRDWRHLRLHYMRDFQVLALHLHQAILRLEGQRIVSISLSPRERECLLWAAEGKTAWETAVILGLSEHTVRCYLESARHKLGAANNTHAVNKAGKANLLSQLP, from the coding sequence ATGAGACGGCGCGATAAAAATGACACTGACCTGGAACTGTTCGAACTGCTTGTAAAGCTTGATAAGCTCGCAGAAACGACTCGGATTCCCGCGCTCTTGTGCAAGCTACTCGAGATTTATGGACTGAAGTCCGTCGCATATCTGGGCTGTGGGCTCACGGCTCAGCCTGGGCAAGGTCCATACCTCGCGGTGACCTATTCGGACGACTGGGTCGATCACTACAAGGCCCAGCGCTTTGTCGATGTTGATCCTGCTGTGCAGATCGGCATGCGACGCATGCTGCCGATCGACTGGGATACCTTCGATCGGAGAGACAAGAACGTTCGGCGTCTGTTCGGAGAGGCCACCGAGTTCGGCCTCGGTCGCCGCGGCATTTCCATACCTGTCCACGGTCAGCATGGCGACCGGGCACTTGTCTCAATTACGCGTGATGCCAGCGATCGCGACTGGCGGCATCTTCGCCTCCATTACATGCGGGACTTCCAAGTGCTGGCCCTTCACCTGCATCAGGCGATATTGCGGCTCGAGGGCCAGAGAATTGTGTCCATCAGCCTGTCTCCGCGTGAACGTGAGTGCCTGCTGTGGGCCGCCGAGGGTAAGACGGCTTGGGAGACCGCCGTCATCCTCGGCCTGTCGGAGCACACGGTGCGTTGCTATCTCGAGAGCGCCCGCCACAAGCTCGGCGCCGCCAACAACACTCATGCGGTCAACAAAGCCGGCAAGGCTAATCTGCTCAGCCAATTGCCGTAA